One window of the Delphinus delphis chromosome 20, mDelDel1.2, whole genome shotgun sequence genome contains the following:
- the LOC138413920 gene encoding leukocyte immunoglobulin-like receptor subfamily B member 2, giving the protein MYATQGEADFHPPAGAADPEPKDTGLQSSSCPAAAAQDQALYAAVKDTQPEDGVQLDHPTAASEAPQDVTYAQLNHSTFRRETATPAPQSGEPPEEPSVR; this is encoded by the exons ATGTACGCAA CCCAGGGCGAGGCTGATTTCCACCCTCCCGCAGGGGCTGCAGACCCAGAGCCCAAGGACACAGGCCTGCAGAGCAG ctcctgcccggccgccgccgcccagGACCAGGCCCTCT ATGCTGCCGTGAAGGACACACAGCCTGAGGACGGGGTGCAACTGGACCATCCG ACCGCCGCATCTGAAGCCCCCCAGGATGTGACCTACGCCCAGCTGAACCACTCGACCTTCAGACGGGAGACTGCAACCCCTGCCCCCCAGTCAGGGGAGCCCCCAGAAGAGCCCAGCGTCCGCTAG
- the LOC132415786 gene encoding leukocyte immunoglobulin-like receptor subfamily A member 6 isoform X1, translating to MTPSLTALLCLGLSVSPRTQVQAGTLPKPTIWADPGSVIPWGSPVTIWCQGTRGARVFRLDKEGSSPSWDRQPSLAPGDKGNFSIPHMTQDYAGRYHCYYLSLTDRSESSDPLELVVTGAHSKPTLSALPSPVVTSGGTVTLQCGSWQGLDGFILTTEGEPKSSWTLDAQRGPHGHTQALFHVGRVTPSHRWMIRCHGFYRDTPQVWSAPSDPLELLFPGVSGKPSLLTPQGPVVASGQSLTLQCLSDVGYDRFALSQEGRQALPQRPGRQPQAGLSQADFPLGPVTNTHAGRYRCYGGHNLSSEWSAPSDPLDILVAGSFPDTPSLSVQPGPLVASGENVTLLCQSRSTKETFLLSKEGAAQPPQRLRSKYRGGHFQAKFSMSTVTSAHNGTYRCYSSLSSNPYLLSHASAPLELAVSGVTDILSPSQNKSDANTSHPQDYTVETLIRMGMAGSILLGLRILLFQAQNGHGGAQDAARR from the exons ATGACCCCCAGCCTCACGGCCCTGCTCTGCCTTg GGCTGAGTGTGAGCCCGAGGACCCAGGTGCAGGCAG GCACCCTCCCCAAACCCACCATCTGGGCTGATCCAGGCTCTGTGATCCCCTGGGGGAGCCCCGTGACCATCTGGTGTCAGGGGACCCGGGGGGCCCGGGTGTTCCGTTTGGATAAAGAGGGAAGCTcaccttcctgggacagacagcCCTCACTGGCGCCCGGGGACAAGGGCAACTTCTCCATCCCACACATGACACAGGACTACGCAGGGAGATATCACTGTTACTACCTCAGCCTCACTGACAGGTCAGAGAGCAGTGACCCCCTGGAGCTGGTGGTGACAG GGGCCCACAGCAAACCCACCCTCTCAGCCCTGCCGAGCCCTGTGGTGACCTCGGGAGGGACCGTGACCCTCCAGTGTGGCTCATGGCAGGGACTGGACGGGTTCATTCTGACTACGGAAGGAGAACCCAAGTCCTCCTGGACCCTGGATGCACAGCGAGGCCCCCATGGGCACACCCAGGCCCTGTTCCATGTGGGTCGCGTGACCCCCAGCCACAGGTGGATGATCAGATGCCACGGCTTTTACAGGGACACCCCCCAGGTGTGGTCGGCCCCCAGTGACCCCCTGGAGCTCCTGTTCCCAG GTGTgtctgggaagccctccctcctgaCCCCGCAGGGCCCTGTCGTGGCCTCTGGACAGAGCCTGACCCTCCAGTGTCTCTCTGACGTCGGCTATGACAGATTCGCTCTGTCCCAGGAGGGGAGACAGGCCCTCCCCCAGCGCCCTGGCCggcagccccaggctgggctctCTCAGGCCGACTTCCCCCTGGGCCCAGTGACCAACACCCACGCGGGCCGGTACAGATGCTACGGTGGACACAACCTCTCCTCCGAGTGGTCGGCCCCCAGTGACCCCCTGGACATCCTGGTGGCAG gTTCGTTCCCTGACACGCCCTCCCTCTCGGTGCAGCCGGGCCCCCTGGTGGCCTCAGGAGAGAACGTGACCCTGCTATGTCAGTCAAGGAGCACAAAGGAAACTTTCCTTCTGTCCAAGGAGGGGGCAGCCCAGCCCCCACAGCGTCTTAGATCAAAGTACCGAGGTGGGCATTTCCAGGCCAAATTCTCCATGAGTACCGTGACCTCAGCCCACAATGGGACCTACAGGTGCTACAGCTCACTCAGCAGTAACCCCTACCTGCTGTCACACGCCAGTGCCCCCCTGGAGCTCGCGGTCTCAG GGGTAACTGACATTCTCAGTCCATCACAAAATAAGTCAGACGCCAACA CCTCACACCCCCAAGACTACACAGTGGAGACTCTCATCCGGATGGGCATGGCCGGCTCAATCCTGCTGGGCCTCAGGATTCTGCTCTTTCAGGCTCAAAACGGCCACGGAGGAGCCCAAGATGCAGCCAGGAGGTAA
- the LOC132415786 gene encoding leukocyte immunoglobulin-like receptor subfamily A member 6 isoform X2, whose amino-acid sequence MTPSLTALLCLGLSVSPRTQVQAGTLPKPTIWADPGSVIPWGSPVTIWCQGTRGARVFRLDKEGSSPSWDRQPSLAPGDKGNFSIPHMTQDYAGRYHCYYLSLTDRSESSDPLELVVTGAHSKPTLSALPSPVVTSGGTVTLQCGSWQGLDGFILTTEGEPKSSWTLDAQRGPHGHTQALFHVGRVTPSHRWMIRCHGFYRDTPQVWSAPSDPLELLFPGVSGKPSLLTPQGPVVASGQSLTLQCLSDVGYDRFALSQEGRQALPQRPGRQPQAGLSQADFPLGPVTNTHAGRYRCYGGHNLSSEWSAPSDPLDILVAGSFPDTPSLSVQPGPLVASGENVTLLCQSRSTKETFLLSKEGAAQPPQRLRSKYRGGHFQAKFSMSTVTSAHNGTYRCYSSLSSNPYLLSHASAPLELAVSASHPQDYTVETLIRMGMAGSILLGLRILLFQAQNGHGGAQDAARR is encoded by the exons ATGACCCCCAGCCTCACGGCCCTGCTCTGCCTTg GGCTGAGTGTGAGCCCGAGGACCCAGGTGCAGGCAG GCACCCTCCCCAAACCCACCATCTGGGCTGATCCAGGCTCTGTGATCCCCTGGGGGAGCCCCGTGACCATCTGGTGTCAGGGGACCCGGGGGGCCCGGGTGTTCCGTTTGGATAAAGAGGGAAGCTcaccttcctgggacagacagcCCTCACTGGCGCCCGGGGACAAGGGCAACTTCTCCATCCCACACATGACACAGGACTACGCAGGGAGATATCACTGTTACTACCTCAGCCTCACTGACAGGTCAGAGAGCAGTGACCCCCTGGAGCTGGTGGTGACAG GGGCCCACAGCAAACCCACCCTCTCAGCCCTGCCGAGCCCTGTGGTGACCTCGGGAGGGACCGTGACCCTCCAGTGTGGCTCATGGCAGGGACTGGACGGGTTCATTCTGACTACGGAAGGAGAACCCAAGTCCTCCTGGACCCTGGATGCACAGCGAGGCCCCCATGGGCACACCCAGGCCCTGTTCCATGTGGGTCGCGTGACCCCCAGCCACAGGTGGATGATCAGATGCCACGGCTTTTACAGGGACACCCCCCAGGTGTGGTCGGCCCCCAGTGACCCCCTGGAGCTCCTGTTCCCAG GTGTgtctgggaagccctccctcctgaCCCCGCAGGGCCCTGTCGTGGCCTCTGGACAGAGCCTGACCCTCCAGTGTCTCTCTGACGTCGGCTATGACAGATTCGCTCTGTCCCAGGAGGGGAGACAGGCCCTCCCCCAGCGCCCTGGCCggcagccccaggctgggctctCTCAGGCCGACTTCCCCCTGGGCCCAGTGACCAACACCCACGCGGGCCGGTACAGATGCTACGGTGGACACAACCTCTCCTCCGAGTGGTCGGCCCCCAGTGACCCCCTGGACATCCTGGTGGCAG gTTCGTTCCCTGACACGCCCTCCCTCTCGGTGCAGCCGGGCCCCCTGGTGGCCTCAGGAGAGAACGTGACCCTGCTATGTCAGTCAAGGAGCACAAAGGAAACTTTCCTTCTGTCCAAGGAGGGGGCAGCCCAGCCCCCACAGCGTCTTAGATCAAAGTACCGAGGTGGGCATTTCCAGGCCAAATTCTCCATGAGTACCGTGACCTCAGCCCACAATGGGACCTACAGGTGCTACAGCTCACTCAGCAGTAACCCCTACCTGCTGTCACACGCCAGTGCCCCCCTGGAGCTCGCGGTCTCAG CCTCACACCCCCAAGACTACACAGTGGAGACTCTCATCCGGATGGGCATGGCCGGCTCAATCCTGCTGGGCCTCAGGATTCTGCTCTTTCAGGCTCAAAACGGCCACGGAGGAGCCCAAGATGCAGCCAGGAGGTAA
- the LOC132415786 gene encoding leukocyte immunoglobulin-like receptor subfamily A member 6 isoform X3 — MTPSLTALLCLGLSVSPRTQVQAGTLPKPTIWADPGSVIPWGSPVTIWCQGTRGARVFRLDKEGSSPSWDRQPSLAPGDKGNFSIPHMTQDYAGRYHCYYLSLTDRSESSDPLELVVTGAHSKPTLSALPSPVVTSGGTVTLQCGSWQGLDGFILTTEGEPKSSWTLDAQRGPHGHTQALFHVGRVTPSHRWMIRCHGFYRDTPQVWSAPSDPLELLFPGVSGKPSLLTPQGPVVASGQSLTLQCLSDVGYDRFALSQEGRQALPQRPGRQPQAGLSQADFPLGPVTNTHAGRYRCYGGHNLSSEWSAPSDPLDILVAGSFPDTPSLSVQPGPLVASGENVTLLCQSRSTKETFLLSKEGAAQPPQRLRSKYRGGHFQAKFSMSTVTSAHNGTYRCYSSLSSNPYLLSHASAPLELAVSEFLASHPQDYTVETLIRMGMAGSILLGLRILLFQAQNGHGGAQDAARR, encoded by the exons ATGACCCCCAGCCTCACGGCCCTGCTCTGCCTTg GGCTGAGTGTGAGCCCGAGGACCCAGGTGCAGGCAG GCACCCTCCCCAAACCCACCATCTGGGCTGATCCAGGCTCTGTGATCCCCTGGGGGAGCCCCGTGACCATCTGGTGTCAGGGGACCCGGGGGGCCCGGGTGTTCCGTTTGGATAAAGAGGGAAGCTcaccttcctgggacagacagcCCTCACTGGCGCCCGGGGACAAGGGCAACTTCTCCATCCCACACATGACACAGGACTACGCAGGGAGATATCACTGTTACTACCTCAGCCTCACTGACAGGTCAGAGAGCAGTGACCCCCTGGAGCTGGTGGTGACAG GGGCCCACAGCAAACCCACCCTCTCAGCCCTGCCGAGCCCTGTGGTGACCTCGGGAGGGACCGTGACCCTCCAGTGTGGCTCATGGCAGGGACTGGACGGGTTCATTCTGACTACGGAAGGAGAACCCAAGTCCTCCTGGACCCTGGATGCACAGCGAGGCCCCCATGGGCACACCCAGGCCCTGTTCCATGTGGGTCGCGTGACCCCCAGCCACAGGTGGATGATCAGATGCCACGGCTTTTACAGGGACACCCCCCAGGTGTGGTCGGCCCCCAGTGACCCCCTGGAGCTCCTGTTCCCAG GTGTgtctgggaagccctccctcctgaCCCCGCAGGGCCCTGTCGTGGCCTCTGGACAGAGCCTGACCCTCCAGTGTCTCTCTGACGTCGGCTATGACAGATTCGCTCTGTCCCAGGAGGGGAGACAGGCCCTCCCCCAGCGCCCTGGCCggcagccccaggctgggctctCTCAGGCCGACTTCCCCCTGGGCCCAGTGACCAACACCCACGCGGGCCGGTACAGATGCTACGGTGGACACAACCTCTCCTCCGAGTGGTCGGCCCCCAGTGACCCCCTGGACATCCTGGTGGCAG gTTCGTTCCCTGACACGCCCTCCCTCTCGGTGCAGCCGGGCCCCCTGGTGGCCTCAGGAGAGAACGTGACCCTGCTATGTCAGTCAAGGAGCACAAAGGAAACTTTCCTTCTGTCCAAGGAGGGGGCAGCCCAGCCCCCACAGCGTCTTAGATCAAAGTACCGAGGTGGGCATTTCCAGGCCAAATTCTCCATGAGTACCGTGACCTCAGCCCACAATGGGACCTACAGGTGCTACAGCTCACTCAGCAGTAACCCCTACCTGCTGTCACACGCCAGTGCCCCCCTGGAGCTCGCGGTCTCAG AA TTCCTAGCCTCACACCCCCAAGACTACACAGTGGAGACTCTCATCCGGATGGGCATGGCCGGCTCAATCCTGCTGGGCCTCAGGATTCTGCTCTTTCAGGCTCAAAACGGCCACGGAGGAGCCCAAGATGCAGCCAGGAGGTAA